The following DNA comes from Thermococcus piezophilus.
ATTTCAATGGCTGCTTTTCTCCCGCTCAGGAACATGCCGCCGAATATCGGCCCCATCCTAGGGGCACCTGCAACTGCGTTTGCCGCCATGCCTGTGACGTACAGTCCCGGGAAGACCTCCCCAGTATGCTCCACCGTGAGCCTCTCACCAATCTCGGCCCACATGGGGCCCTCCCCCGGGAGCTTCTCTATCAGCCCTCTCTTCAGCAGGTGCTGAGTTACCTGAGCTCCATGGCCCGTTGAATCAATCACGAACCTTGCCTCAACAGTTAGGGGATCCACGTGGAGGCCCGTCATCTTCACCGGCGTCCAGTTTATGACCACACCAGCCACGCGGTCGTTTTTAACTACTAAGTCCTCGACCTCAAACATGTTGAATATCTTTACCCCAGCCTTCACCGTCCTGCTGGCTATCGTCGTGGCAACTTCAATCGCGTCGGCTACGTAAAGACCCGGTCTGAACTCCCCATAATTTATCCCAAACTCATCGAGTATCTTCCTGGCTCTCTCCTCCACGACGATCCTGTTGAAGCCCATCGCGCCGCCCCAGATTCCACCGCCCACGCTGAGCTTCTTCTCGAAGATTGCCACCTTTGCTCCGCCCTTGGCGAGATAGTAAGCCGCAACCATGCCCGATGGGCCAGCACCGATGATGGCAACATCAAGCGTGAGGTTGTCGAGCAGGTCTTTCATGTAGGCCTCGATTATCGCCCCACTTATCTCGACGTCTTTCAGCATTCTGACCACCCCAAATCTTATAAGCTACGGTGAAAACTAAGTTTTGAAATTTAAAAACCTTGTTATACATGGTGGTGGCAATGACCAGCTGGAGGAAGCTAGACGGGGGGTAATTACGGAGGAAATGAAGTTCATAGCGGAGCGCGAGGGGATAAGTGCTGAAAAGCTGAGGAGAAGCGTCGCCAAAGGCCACACCGTCATATTCCGCAACGTAAGGCACGATTGGGTCAAGCCCGTTGCAGTTGGTGAAGTCGTCCGCGTTAAGGTCAACGCCAACATAGGCACCTCGCGCGACATAGTAGACGTCGAGGCTGAGATAGAGAAGGCCAAAATCGCGGTCAAATACGGCGCCGATACCATAATGGACCTCTCAACTAGCGGCGACCTCGATGAAATAAGAAAGCGCATAATGAAGTCTGTGGACGTTCCCATTGGCACCGTTCCCATCTACCAGGCCGCCGAGGAGATGCTGGCCAAGGGAAAGGCCATCATCGACATGACTGAGGACGACATGTGGAGGGCTTTGGAGAGGCACTTCAGGGACGGCGTTGACTACACGACGATACACGTTGGAGTTACGAAAGAGGTCGTCGAGAAGATGAAGAGAACCAAGAGGATCGTCGGCATGGTCTCCCGTGGCGGAACGTTTCTGGCAGCGTGGATACTCCACTGGGGCGAGGAGAACCTCTTCTACAAGAACTACGACTACCTCCTTGAGCTCGCCAAGGAGTACGATGTCGTCCTAAGCCTCGGCGACGGGTTGAGGCCTGGTGGACTGCCCGATGCTGGCGATGAACTGCAGATAGCCGAGCTTTATACCCTCGGAAGGCTCGTTAGGAGAGCCAGAGAGGCAGGAGTTCAGACCATGGTTGAAGGGCCCGGCCACGTTCCGATAGACCAGATAGCAGCCCAGGTGAAGCTGGCCAAGATCGCCACGGATAACGCTCCTTTCTATGTGTTAGGTCCGATAGTTACCGATGTCTTCCCAGGCTATGACCACATCACGGCGGCCATAGGCGGAGCAATAGCCGCTCTAAACGGGGCTGACTTCCTCTGCTACGTCACCCCAGCGGAGCACCTCGGCCTCCCGACTGTCGAGCACGTGAGGGAGGGGGTTATAGCTACCAGGATAGCCGCTCACGCAGTCAATCTAACGCGCTTCGAGGCCGATTTTAAGAAGGATTACCTCATGAGCCTCGCGAGGGGAAGGCTGAACTGGGCGAAGCAGTTCGAACTCAGCGAGGACAAGGAGATGTTCGTCGAGATAAGGAAGGATAGACCGACAAAGACCGAGGCATGCTCCATGTGCGGCGATTTATGCGCGATAAAGCTCATCAACGACATGCTGAGGACAGGTGAGGCAGAGTGAGGCTCATCTACTGCGGCAAGACGAAGGACGTTTACGAGGATGGTCCGTATCTGGTCTTTTACTTCAAGGACTCCCTGCTGGGCGAAGACGGCAGAGAAGACACGGGTGGCAACGAGGTGATAGGCGAGAAACCTGGCAAGGGGAGTGCAGTTCTCAAGCAGACGGAGTTCCTCTTCAGCCTGCTGGAAAGGAACGGGATAAGGACCCACTTCGTCGAGCGGATTGACGAGAGAAGGGCGCGCTTTCTGAAGGCAGAGAGGATTCCTCTGGAGACTATATACCGCTTCAAGGCTTACGGAAGCTTTCTCAGGAAATACAGCGGCTGGGTGGAGTCCCTTCAAGAGCTGGGAATAGTCGAGTTCACCCTCAAGGACGACTCGCTCGGTGATCCCCTCATAACCGAAGAAGCAATATTACGGCTTGGTATAGCGAGCGAAGGAGAGCTGGAGGAAATGAAGGAGGTAACGAAAAGGGTCGCCGAAATCCTGGCGGAGTTCTTCTCCGCAAAGGGGCTTGAGCTAATAGACTTCAAGCTGGAGTTCGGCAGGCTGAATGGAGAGCTTCTGGTGATAGACGAGCTCAGCGGCGACACGATGCGCGTTATGAAGGGCGGAAGGCTTTTGAGCCAGGAAGAGCTCCTGGAGGTGGTAGAATGATAATCTCCACCATAGCTTCCCATTCCTCTCTTCAGATACTCATGGGGGTAAAGAGAGAGGGCTTCAGAACGAGGCTCTACGTCAAACCGAATAGAAAGGCCTTCTACTCCTTCATCCCGCTCGTCGATGAAATCGTCGTAACGGAAAACATGAGGGAAGTACTCGGTGATGACGGCATCGTCGTACCCCACGGCTCTTTCGTGGCCTACCTTGGCATAGAGACCATCGAGAAAGCAAACACTAAGTTCTTCGGCAACAAGCGTTTCCTCAAGTGGGAAACCAGCTTTGAACTCCAGGATAGGGCCCTTAAAAAGGCCGGCATCCCGATGGTTGAGGTCATCGAGCCCGAAGAGGCTAAGCCAGACGAGCTTTACTTTGTCCGCCTTGAGGGACCGAGGGGTGGAAGCGGGCACTTTTTGGCTTACGGTTATGAACTGGAGGAGAAGATCAAAGGTCTGAGCGAACCCTACAGGATTGAACGCTTCACAGACGGCGTTTACCTCTACGTCCACTTCTTCTATTCGCCGATTTTAAACCGTTTGGAGCTCTTTGGCATTGATGAGCGCCTGGTCATCGCGGACGCAAACAAGAGGCGGCCCTTCAAGATCCTCCCATACACCATAGCGGGAAACAAGGCCGTAGCGCTGAGGGAGTCGCTCATTCCAATGCTCTATGATTACGGATTGGTTTTCGTCAAGGCCATGGAAGAGCTTGAACCTCCCGGTATTATAGGTCCCTTCGCTCTCCACTTCGCCTACGATGGTGAATTCCGCTGCATAGGCTTCGCCTCGCGCATAGACGGCGGCAGCAATGCCAAACACTGGTACTCGGCCCTCTACTGGGAGAGGCCGATGCTCATGGGCGAGAGGATAGCGCGCGAGATTAAGCTCGCCCTCGAGGAGGACCGTCTCGAGGAGGTGGTAACTTGAGGTACGTCGGGAGAATGCTCGGAGTGGGCCTAAACAACGGGAGGCCCTTCGCCTTCTACCGCCTGAACTCCCGCTCATTCCCTAACAGGAGGGCGGTTATTCGGGGAAACGAAATTTACATAGCCAACCAGACCGAGACTGACAACCCCTACGTGAGCTATCCCGTTGTGAAGCTGCTCGAAAACTACGCGGTCGTGAGCAACGGACTGCAGACTGTCTTTATGGCCCAGGCTCTCGAAGAGGAAAGCCCGAGAAAAGCGTTGATCCATGTCCTCGACGCCCTCGACTACGAGCGTGATGACTACAGCACACCAAGGATAGCTGTCATAGTGGAGTGCGGGAAAGCTAGAGGCTGGCTCGGCTTCGTTGGCAGAGAAGAGCTCTGGGTTAAAGCCATTAAGCTGGAGGAAGGAAAGGCCCTCTTTACCGCGACGTACAACGTCGATGGCATTGAAGAGCTGGAGCTGAGCTTTTCGAATGCCGAAGAACTGGCCGAGAAAGTCTTAAGGCTGGAGTTCTCTCATCCTGTGCTGGCAATTGCGGTGGTTGAAAAAGAGGGTGGTTGGAAAGCGGCAGTTAAGCCTTGAACCTTCTCTTTTAAGCTCCCCCAACTTAACACCACGGAATCTTTTTATTGTCTTCCTCATAACGTTAAAGCGGTGATTTTCATGGAGGACCCATACGTCTGGATGGAGAACCTCCAGGACGAGCGTGTTCTCAAGCTGGTTGAGGAGGAGAACAAACGCTTTAGGGAGTTCGTTGGAGAGCTCAGCGACGAGCTTTTCCCAGAGGTCAAGGAGCTCTACTTTCTGCCCATCGTTAGAATGGCAAAGCTGACCGAACGGGGCACGCTCGTAATGGTCAACGAGGCCGGAAGGCAGGTCGTTAAGTGGCTTGACGGTGATGTGATAGTCGATTCCAAAAAGCTTGAAGAAGAGCTCGGTGATGAAGTGCTTTTGCAGGGCTTCACAGCAGATAGCGAAGGAAAAAGGCTCGCCTACAGCTTCTCCATTGGGGGGGCGGACGAGGGGATAACAAGGATAATCGACCTCGAGAGCGGGAAACTCATCGAAGAGATTAGACCTTCAGTTTGGGGAATCATCTTCCTCGAGGACGGCTACTACTTCGCGCGCTTCTACAGAAAGGAGAAGACCCCCGATGGAATGGAGCCGCCGGCGGTGAGGCTCTTCTTCAAGGACGAGAGCGGTGAAAGGATGGTCTTCGGTGGGGGCCTCGGCTCAGGCTACTTCATCAACATGGGGAAGAGCACCGACGGAAAGTGGGCGATGGTAGTGGTGACCTTTGGCTGGAACAAGGCTGAGATATACCTCGGCCTCATAGAGGAGCCCGAAAAGTGGAAGAAGGTTTACTCAGCTGAGGTTCCGGCACAGCCGATAGACGTTGTCGATGGAAAGATCTACATCCTCACGAAGGAAGGAAAGGGCCTCGGAAAGGTCATCGCAATCGAGGATGGCGAAATCGAGGAGGTTATTCCCGAGGGCGAGTTCCCGCTGGAGTGGGCAGTAATAGTAAGCGACAGAATCCTAGCCGGCAGGCTCGTCCATGCCAGCCACAGGCTCGAGGTCTACTCACTTAATGGCAAGAAGCTCGACGAGATTATCTTTGACCTGCCCGGAAGCCTCTACCCACTCGACACCGATGGCAAGAAGGTTATCCTCCGATACGAGAGCTTCACCGTCCCCTACAGGCTCTACGAGTTTGACGGAGAGCTGAAGCTTCTCGACGAGAGGAAAGTTGAAGGTGACTTTCAGGTGAGCGAGGACTTCGCGATGTCGGGGGACGGCACGAGGATTCATTACTTCCTAGTCAAAGGTGAGGGGGGCGAGAGGAAGGCCTGGGTCTTCGGCTACGGCGGCTTCAACATTTCCCTGACCCCGAGGTTCTTCCCGCAGGCGATTCCGTTCATCCGGCGCGGCGGAACCTTTGTAATGGCCAACCTCAGGGGAGGTAGTGAATACGGCGAAGAGTGGCACCGTGCCGGAATGAGGGAAAACAAGCAGAACGTCTTCGATGATTTCATAGCCGTTCTCGGTAAGCTCAAGGCCAAAGGTTACAAAGTGGCCGCATGGGGCAGGAGCAACGGCGGACTGCTCGTCTCAGCGACGCTCGTTCAGAGGCCGGACGTAATGGACGCGGCACTGATAGGCTATCCCGTCATTGACATGCGTCGCTTCCACAAGCTCTACATCGGCAGTGTTTGGGTCCCTGAGTACGGCAATCCCGACGACCCGAAGGACAGGGAGTTTCTGCTGAAGTACTGCCCCTACCACAACGTCAAAAGGCAGAAATATCCGCCAACGCTCCTCTACACTGGCTTATATGATGACAGGGTTCACCCAGCACATGCCATCAAGTTCTTCATGAAGCTGAGGGAGGTCGGCGCGCCCGTTTATCTGCGCATCGAGACCAAGAGCGGCCACATGGGCGCTTCGCCTGAGACGAGGGCGAGAGAATTAACTGACTTGCTGGCGTTCGTGATTAAGGTACTGGGGGTCTAGGCTTTTTCTTTTTTTCCATCATTGAGCTGATTGGTGCCAAGTTAAGTTTCTCGGCCGAAGTATCTGATAATGAATTTTCTCCTAACTAGTGGATACTTATCAAGATGTAAGTATCTTGAGATTTGCCGAAGCTCGAAAGGTTCTTATATTCCCTTGGGGAGAGTTAGATTAGGGAGCGAGACATGGAGAACACACGGATATCAACTGGTATTCCCGGGCTCGATGCAATGCTAAATGGGGGTCTCATTCCTGGTAGAACATACCTAGTCAAGGGAGCTCCCGGAACTGGAAAAACGACGTTTGCGATGCACTTTGCCATGGCCGGCATTGCCAACGGAGAGAACGTTCTCTACGTGACCTTAGAAGAGCCAGCAGATAACCTCAGAGCGGACATGATCAAGCTGGGATTTAACCTCCGCGATCCCAGGTTCACCCTGATAGACGCGACTCCAACGGCTGAGAGATACGTTCTCGTAGACGACTTCTTTGAGTCCTTCGCTAAGAACATAGAGAGGATGACGGAGGCCATAAAGCAGCAGCTCCGCACAAAGCACTACACCCGGATAATTCTCGATCCCGTAACCATGCTCAAGCTGACAGCGACGAAGGAGATAGAGTACAGGAGGGCCTTCCTGACCTTCATAAAGACGATGATGAGGATGAGGACGACCGTTCTGCTGACATCGGAGCTTCAGAGAACGGACATCGAGGAGTACCTTGTGAGCGGTGTGATAGAGCTGAAGGCCTTCGAAGTCGACGGGAGACTCTCCCGGGGCATCAAGATAACCAAATTTAGAGGGAGCGGCTTCGACGGAACCATCAGGCCGTATGAAATTACTGACAGGGGGATAGTGGTCCATAACGATCGCGTGATTTCTTCACCCTGATGCTTCTATCATCGCCATTATCTTTCTGTGCAGCTGCTTGATGAGCTCCCTTCTGTCTTCCATCAAAACGACGTCGCTCGAGCCAATAGCCTCCAGGTTGAAGGCGAAGGGACTTGGCAGCTCGTTGTGATCGATCACAACCTTAACTTTCCCGTCGCGAACCCAGCTCAGGAAGAGCTCGGCACTTTTCACATCCATCTTGTCCTCCATTATCTCGCGGTACACCTCTTTAAGAAGGGGAAAGTCTGGATAGTTCTCCTTGAGCACCTTGAGGAGCGCAACGGCCATGACCTGCTGCCTGCCGAGCCTCTTGCTCCTCCCGATGTAGCGCCTTAAAATGAGCAGTCCGCGATTGGCAACGTGTCTAAATCTCCTCTTCAACAGCTCCGTGTTGTCGAGGGCTTTCCTCAGCGTCTCCCTCAAGTCTTCAATCTCAAAGAGGGCTTTAATATCCTCCTCACTCAGTCTTTTGTCTGCTGGCAGGAGAAGGGCAAAGCCGTTGTCATTTATCGCTATCCCGACGTTACAGCCCTCCCACTTGCTCACGAGATAGGCAAAGGCCCTGCTTAAAGCGTCGTTTGCTCGCCTGCCGATGAGCGTGTGGAAGAAATAGCGGTTTCTCTTCTCGCCAAGAGCCTCTTCAACTAGCACCGTGCCGTCTTCCGGAATCACCGAATAGCGTGCCTGCTCGCAGAAGTAGGTTAAAATTGCTCTCGAGGCTCTTTCATCTATGCCGTACTTCTTCATGAGGAGGGACTTTGCGTTCCTCTTGTCTAGAAGGTTCTTGACTTCCCTCCTAAATCTCTGGACATCCCGGGCAAGGTCAAAGCTCAGCGGAAGCATCTCCGAGAACCACGCCGGTATCGTTGGCCTCGCGCCCTCGCGCGGAATAACGTAGATCTTGTTGCCCCTGCTCTTGATGAACTCGTAGGTTCTTCCGGCGAGAACGAAGATGTCTCCTGGCATGAGCCTCTCGGCGAACTCCTCCTCTACAGTTCCTATCAGCTTCTTGTCCATCGTGTAAACTCGGATTTTGGCCTCGTCTGGAATGGTGCCGACGTTCATATAGTAGATTGCCTTTGTCATCTTGCCGCGCCTTCCGAACTTACCGTCCTCAAGCCATATCTTTGCGTAGACTTTTCTCTCTGCAAGGCCAGCGTATTCGCCAGCCAAATATCTCAGAACGCTCATGAAGTCCTCGTAAGACAGGTCGTGGAATGGATATGCCCTCCTTACCAGTTTGTATGCCTCATTGACCTCCCAGATCTGATTCAGTGCCATTCCTAGCAAATGCTGAACCAGAACATCGAGAGGATTCTTCGGAATTCTAACCCTGTCAAGCCTCCTGTTGCGGGCGTTGTGCGCCAAAACGGTAACCTCAACCAAATCATCCCTATCGAGGGCCAAAATGACGCCTTTGCTCACGTCGTGCAGCCTGTGACCGGCCCTTCCAATCCTCTGCAATGCTCTATTGACGCTCTTTGGCGAACCGATAAGGACAACCAAATCTATTGTACCGATGTCAATGCCGAGTTCTAAGCTTGTCGAAGTGACGACGGCCTTCAGCTCACCCCTCTTTAGCTTCTCCTCGACGTCCAGACGAACCTCTCGCGAAAGGCTTGAGTGATGAGCTTCGATCAGTCCCTCAAACTCCGGATAGCGCTTCTTCAGGTTGAAGGCCACCCTCTCCGCACCGTTTCTCGTGTTGGTGAAGATTAGCGTCGTTCTATGTTCTCTTATCAGCTCGGCGAGGCGTTTGTAGAGGGCGTCGCTCAGGGTTCCAGCGTCAGTGTAAATCAAATCCTCGACGACGCTCTCGACCCATATTCTGGTCTCTTTGGCGAAGCTGACGTCAACTATTAGGCCCGGCCTCGGTTTGCCCTCATCGTCAAAACCGAAAACGAACTTGGCGACTTCCTCAAGTGGATGAATCGTCGCACTCAAGCCTATCCTGACGAATTCACTCTCGGCGAGATTTGCCAGGCGCTCGATGCTCAATGCCAGATGAGAACCGCGCTTGTTCTCGGCCAAGGCGTGAACCTCATCGATGATGAGGTACTTTACAGTTCTCAGCCTCTCGCGGAACTTTGGCGCGTTGAGCGCTATGGCGAGGCTTTCTGGAGTGGTTATGAGTATGTGGGGTGGTTTTCTCACCATCTTGCTCTTCTCGTAGCTCGAGGTGTCGCTCGTCCTTATGCCGACCCTTATCTCCGGCAGCTCGTAGCCAAGCTCTTTTGCCACTTCCTTTATCTCCGCGAGAGGCCCCTCAAGGTTCCGCTTTATGTCGTTGTTCAGCGCACGGAGGGGTGAAACGTAGAGGACGTAGATTTTGTCCTCCAGCTTTCCTTCCTTGGCGAGGAGGATGAGCTCGTTTATGGCAGCGAGAAAAGCGGAGAGGGTCTTTCCTGAGCCCGTCGGGGAGGATATGAGAACGTTCTCACCCTTGTGTATTTCTATGACCGCATAGCGCTGGGGCGGGGTGAAGGTGCCGAACTTTCTCTTGGACCACTCCCTAACCGGCTCGCTCAGTATCTCGAATATCTCCTCATCATTGTATTCCCTGACGGCGTATCTTATCCTCTCCTCACTCATCGGTCGACCATTTGCTTTTGGATTTTTAAACTATTCGGTTGGCTTAACAAACTTTTTAAGTGCTTATGATGAACCCCAGTTGGGTGAGAAGATGGAAATACTCAAAAAGGTTCTTGAAGAGTTCAACAGGCTCCACGGCAGCGAGGCCCAGGCAAGGATAGTCAAGAGAAAAGATGACGAAGTAATCATAGAGTTTGAAGGTTCATTCTGCGCCACCTGTGGGCTCTATGACTATTTTGACGACATAAAGTGGGAGGCTATGGAATTTGGCCTCAACATTGAGCTCGTGGAGATCATCGCGGCTGAGGAGGATGAGTTCGAGCACGGACGGTACGTTGTGAAGTACAGGCTCGGAAAGGGCGATTGAGTTTTAAGGCCTCGCTTCGATTTTAGGCCATGCTCCTTGAGTTGGTCCTCGCGGTGATATTCCTCTGGGATGGCTACTTCTTCCTTAATTACATAATTAGCCTTTTCCGTAATTACAGAACTAAAGAATGGACGCCGAAGGTAAGCCTCCTCATACCCGCCTACAACGAGGGAGAGCGCGTTTTGAAGTCCATCAAAGCCGCTCTCGGGCAGGACTACCCAGACTTTGAGGTCATAGTTGTCGATGATGGAAGCGAGGACAACACCTTTGAGGTAGCCAATTCCGTTAAAGATCCGATGCTCAGGGTTTACAGAAACGAACACAGCGGAAAGGCCAGAGCATTGAACTTCGGTCTCTCAAAAGCCAGTGGGGAGATAATAGTCACCACAGATGCAGACAGCGAGCTTGATGAAAACGCCCTGAAGGAGCTGGTGAGACGCTTCTACTCCAATGAGGTACTTGGCGTGGGCGGCCAAGTACGGGTTATGGGCTCGTCCTTTCTCGAGAGGGCTCAAGATATTGAACACCTGAGGATTGCCATGTTCCGACGCGCTAAAGAGCTCGAGGATTTAAGCCTCGCCCCCGGGCCTATAGCGGCCTTCAGAAGGGAAGCCCTCGAGAGAATTGGCGGCTTTGTTGAGGACATAGTCGAGGACTACGCGACAACCAAAGCCATCAAAAAGCTCGGAAAGGTCGTCTACGCCCCAAGGGCCAGGGTTTATACTGAGATGCATAATACTCTCTCCAAACTCTGGCGCCAGAGGAAGCGCTGGTTCCTCGGCGACCTGAAGAACCTCGGTGGCGGCTTCACCAAGGACTGGGCTTTTCTGCTCCTCGGCGACTTCGTTGCGTTGCTTGACATTCTCGTCCCGCCGCTACTGCTCGCTCTCGGTCGCTGGGAGCTCTTCCTCCTCTGGTACGGCTTTGAGGTTATCACGATGCTCGTGCCAACGGTCGTTGAAGAGGGCTCACTCCTAAACGCGCTCCTGTTTCCTTTCATCGTGTGGTTCTGGGCGCTGTTCTACCTTATGCTCCACGTTTACGGATACGTTAGGCTACTCCTGAGCAGGCTTTGACTCTCTTTTCCCTGTCTCTTTTGGACGAAACCTTTAAATGCCCATCCCTGTGCTACATAAACTATATAGACTATGTGTTAGCCAATAGACTAAATAGATGTGATGACGATGATCCTCATAACCGCCGCCCTCTTCATGGCCTGGGCGATAGGCGCAAACGACAGTGCAAAGGCCGTTGGAACCGCCGTTGGGTCTGGAGTTATCGGATTCAAGCGGGCCGTGCTGCTCATCGGGATATTTACGACTTTGGGTGTCCTTCTCGGCGGTTCGGGCGTTTCAGGAACGGTGAGCGGGTTAGCCGGAGGTATAGAAGCCCCGACGCTCGGTTTAGTGCTCTTCAGCGCGGCGGTGGCGGTTACAATTGCAAGCCTCTGGGGAAAGCCCATCTCAACCACTCAGTCCCTCCTCGGAGCTTTAACCGGTGCCTCCCTTGCGCTTGGCCTGTCTGTGGACTGGGGAACGCTGGGGAGGATAGCCCTTGCATGGGTTCTCTCCCCCATCCTGGCGGCTCTTGCGGCCATAGTCGTCTATCGTCTCTACTCCCCGGTGTTGAAGAAAGTAAAGTGCCTCAGAAACTTGGAGCTGAGCCAGAGGTGGCTGATATTCACGGCGGCTTCTTTCTCAGCTTTCAACCTCGGTGCAAACGAGCTCTCCAACGTGGCAGGTATACTAGAAAGCTTGGGCTTTGATGGGCCTTTCAAGGTCGTCCTTGCACTTATGCTTGCTATTGGAGCGCTTACCTTTAGCTACGAGGTCATGATGACGGTTGGAAGAAACCTCTCTCCTCTGGGGCCAACTTCGGCCTTCTCATCACAGTTAGGGGCTTCTTTAGCGGTCAGCGCCGCTAACCTGCTGGGCCTTCCAGTTAGCTCTGGCCAGGCGATAATAGGCGCCATAAGCGGGCTTAGTGCTTATAAGGGCGAGCATGTAAACGTCAGGGTTCTCCTTGGAATAGTCCGGGGGTGGATTCTCGGTCCTCTGGCTGCGGGTGGGCTGGCATACCTGCTCGTCGGCCTCTTAGCTTAGGCTTTTAAACCGACCGCCGAAGGTTCTTGAGGTGTTGCGAGATGGTCGAGTTTAAGTTTGAGGTAAAGGCGAGAGACGCCGCTGGTAGGATTGGAAAGCTTGAAGTTAACGGGAAGAAGATAGAAACGCCTGCCATAATGCCAGTTATCAACCCGAAGCAGCTCATAGTGACGCCGAAGGAACTGAAGGGGATGGGCTTCGGCATAATAATCACAAACTCCTACATAATTTATAATACGCCGGAGCTGAGAGAGAGGGCCCTCGAGGTTGGCATCCACAGGCTCCTCGACTACGACGGCATCATCGAGGTCGACTCCGGCTCCTTCCAGCTCATGCGCTACGGCGGCGTTGACGTTACCAACAGGGAAATAGTCGAGTTCCAGGAGAAGATTGGCGTCGACATCGGGACTTTCCTTGACATCCCCACACCGCCAGATGCTCCGAGGGAGAAGGCGGAGAAAGACCTCATGATAACCCTTGAGCGCGCTAAGGAGGCCGAGGAGATAAAGAGGATAGCGATGAACGCAACGGTTCAGGGCTCAACGTATCCGGACCTGAGGACATATGCCGCCCAGAAGCTCAGCGAGATGAACTTCGAGATTCATCCCATTGGCGCCGTCGTGCCGCTGATGGAGAGCTACCGCTACAGGGATCTGGTTGATGTTGTCATAGCCTCCAAGCAGGGGCTGAGGCCCGACAGGCCGGTCCACATCTTCGGCGCTGGCCACCCGATGATATTCGCCTTAGCTGTGGCGATGGGGATAGACCTCTTCGACTCTGCCAGCTACGCCCTCTACGCCAAGGACGACCGATATCTAACGCCTGAGGGGACAAAGCACCTGAGCGAGCTTGAGTACTTCCCGTGCTCATGCCCCGTCTGTTCCCGCTACACCCCTCAGGAGCTCCGCGAGATGCCGAAGGAAGAGCGCACGAGGCTTCTGGCTTTGCACAATCTCTGGGTAATCCGGGAGGAGCTCAATCGCGTGAAGCAGGCCATCAAGGAGGGCGAACTCTGGAGGTTAGTTGACGAGAGGGCGCGCTCACACCCGAAGCTCTACGC
Coding sequences within:
- a CDS encoding sulfide-dependent adenosine diphosphate thiazole synthase codes for the protein MLKDVEISGAIIEAYMKDLLDNLTLDVAIIGAGPSGMVAAYYLAKGGAKVAIFEKKLSVGGGIWGGAMGFNRIVVEERARKILDEFGINYGEFRPGLYVADAIEVATTIASRTVKAGVKIFNMFEVEDLVVKNDRVAGVVINWTPVKMTGLHVDPLTVEARFVIDSTGHGAQVTQHLLKRGLIEKLPGEGPMWAEIGERLTVEHTGEVFPGLYVTGMAANAVAGAPRMGPIFGGMFLSGRKAAIEIFEKLKV
- the thiC gene encoding phosphomethylpyrimidine synthase ThiC, coding for MHGGGNDQLEEARRGVITEEMKFIAEREGISAEKLRRSVAKGHTVIFRNVRHDWVKPVAVGEVVRVKVNANIGTSRDIVDVEAEIEKAKIAVKYGADTIMDLSTSGDLDEIRKRIMKSVDVPIGTVPIYQAAEEMLAKGKAIIDMTEDDMWRALERHFRDGVDYTTIHVGVTKEVVEKMKRTKRIVGMVSRGGTFLAAWILHWGEENLFYKNYDYLLELAKEYDVVLSLGDGLRPGGLPDAGDELQIAELYTLGRLVRRAREAGVQTMVEGPGHVPIDQIAAQVKLAKIATDNAPFYVLGPIVTDVFPGYDHITAAIGGAIAALNGADFLCYVTPAEHLGLPTVEHVREGVIATRIAAHAVNLTRFEADFKKDYLMSLARGRLNWAKQFELSEDKEMFVEIRKDRPTKTEACSMCGDLCAIKLINDMLRTGEAE
- a CDS encoding phosphoribosylaminoimidazolesuccinocarboxamide synthase — protein: MRLIYCGKTKDVYEDGPYLVFYFKDSLLGEDGREDTGGNEVIGEKPGKGSAVLKQTEFLFSLLERNGIRTHFVERIDERRARFLKAERIPLETIYRFKAYGSFLRKYSGWVESLQELGIVEFTLKDDSLGDPLITEEAILRLGIASEGELEEMKEVTKRVAEILAEFFSAKGLELIDFKLEFGRLNGELLVIDELSGDTMRVMKGGRLLSQEELLEVVE
- a CDS encoding formate--phosphoribosylaminoimidazolecarboxamide ligase, which gives rise to MIISTIASHSSLQILMGVKREGFRTRLYVKPNRKAFYSFIPLVDEIVVTENMREVLGDDGIVVPHGSFVAYLGIETIEKANTKFFGNKRFLKWETSFELQDRALKKAGIPMVEVIEPEEAKPDELYFVRLEGPRGGSGHFLAYGYELEEKIKGLSEPYRIERFTDGVYLYVHFFYSPILNRLELFGIDERLVIADANKRRPFKILPYTIAGNKAVALRESLIPMLYDYGLVFVKAMEELEPPGIIGPFALHFAYDGEFRCIGFASRIDGGSNAKHWYSALYWERPMLMGERIAREIKLALEEDRLEEVVT
- a CDS encoding IMP cyclohydrolase codes for the protein MRYVGRMLGVGLNNGRPFAFYRLNSRSFPNRRAVIRGNEIYIANQTETDNPYVSYPVVKLLENYAVVSNGLQTVFMAQALEEESPRKALIHVLDALDYERDDYSTPRIAVIVECGKARGWLGFVGREELWVKAIKLEEGKALFTATYNVDGIEELELSFSNAEELAEKVLRLEFSHPVLAIAVVEKEGGWKAAVKP
- a CDS encoding prolyl oligopeptidase family serine peptidase gives rise to the protein MEDPYVWMENLQDERVLKLVEEENKRFREFVGELSDELFPEVKELYFLPIVRMAKLTERGTLVMVNEAGRQVVKWLDGDVIVDSKKLEEELGDEVLLQGFTADSEGKRLAYSFSIGGADEGITRIIDLESGKLIEEIRPSVWGIIFLEDGYYFARFYRKEKTPDGMEPPAVRLFFKDESGERMVFGGGLGSGYFINMGKSTDGKWAMVVVTFGWNKAEIYLGLIEEPEKWKKVYSAEVPAQPIDVVDGKIYILTKEGKGLGKVIAIEDGEIEEVIPEGEFPLEWAVIVSDRILAGRLVHASHRLEVYSLNGKKLDEIIFDLPGSLYPLDTDGKKVILRYESFTVPYRLYEFDGELKLLDERKVEGDFQVSEDFAMSGDGTRIHYFLVKGEGGERKAWVFGYGGFNISLTPRFFPQAIPFIRRGGTFVMANLRGGSEYGEEWHRAGMRENKQNVFDDFIAVLGKLKAKGYKVAAWGRSNGGLLVSATLVQRPDVMDAALIGYPVIDMRRFHKLYIGSVWVPEYGNPDDPKDREFLLKYCPYHNVKRQKYPPTLLYTGLYDDRVHPAHAIKFFMKLREVGAPVYLRIETKSGHMGASPETRARELTDLLAFVIKVLGV
- a CDS encoding RAD55 family ATPase, giving the protein MENTRISTGIPGLDAMLNGGLIPGRTYLVKGAPGTGKTTFAMHFAMAGIANGENVLYVTLEEPADNLRADMIKLGFNLRDPRFTLIDATPTAERYVLVDDFFESFAKNIERMTEAIKQQLRTKHYTRIILDPVTMLKLTATKEIEYRRAFLTFIKTMMRMRTTVLLTSELQRTDIEEYLVSGVIELKAFEVDGRLSRGIKITKFRGSGFDGTIRPYEITDRGIVVHNDRVISSP